DNA from Streptomyces sp. Edi4:
CTGGCCTCCCCCGCCCGGCGCACGGTGGACCACTGCCGTAGGAAACGCAGGCGCGACGCACGAAGCACCGTGGGGAATGCCCCCGCGAGGGGCCCTCGGACCTCGGAAAGCGGCCCTGGAACCAGAAACCTCGGCTCGCGGACCGCTTTCTCTTGTGAAGAACTTCACGAACTTTCTTCGGTGACCCGTCCGAGGGGCCGCCCCGGGGTCGCGATCAGGCTGCGGACCAAGCGATTCCGTCCAGAATGTCCGCCGAACAGCGGCCGCCGGCGGCACCGTCCGCCCGCTCGCACGCCCCGATACGCGGACCGTTACCCGCGAGCGAAAGACACCGCCCGACGACCCCTCCCTCGGTCGGAGGCACGATGCCCCTGCTCCGGCATCGCACCGGAGCAGGGGCATCCCGCCTCTGTCAGTTCAAAGACTCGGCGATCGCTTCGAAGACATCAGCATCGGTCTCCTGCTGCCACTCGGGCAGCTCCGACCAGTCCGCCACGTACCCGGGCTTCGGGTCCTCGAAGTGCTTGTACATCTGTGCCGTCCAGCACAGCGCCACGAAACGGCTCTTCTGCGCCCGTCCCAGCCGCGAGGCGTGGCCGCCGCTCAGGTCCAGGAACTGCCGTACCTGCTGGTACACCGCCTCTGCGGCCTGCCGCTCCCAATCAGGCGTGTCTTCCCAGGGCGTTACGTATCCAGCTTTCGGCTCACCTGGGAAGTGCTTGCGCACGCCAGCGATCCACGCTTCCCGGAACAGCTGAGCGCCGTCGGTCTGCGACACGGCATCCCCTCTCGTCACGTCGTGCTCAGTGCGGCGATGTCGACGCCCAACTCGGCAACGCGGTGATCCTTGGCAAGGGCGCCGATCTCAACCTGTAGCCCCCGGAGTCTACGGGCGACGTATCCGGACGAAGACTCTCGCGCGAGCCGAACAGCCTCGCCTCCATACGCGACCACCTGCTCAGGATCGTGGCGCCTGGCGCCGATCGCGGCGAGATCGGCCAGTACCGCGCCTCGTCGCCGAAGCGACTGGCCCTGCGCCAAAGCTCCTTCTCGCAACGCGCTCAGCAGGGCTGCCTCCGCGAGGTCCAGCCGTCCAAGCCGGACGTACCGCGCCCCACGTTCCTCGGCCAACCGCGAACCGTCGAACCGCAGCCACCCCGCGTTGTGACCGTGGTCATCGAGATCCAACACCTTCTCCGCCTCGGCGAGCGCGCGTTCACAGGCACGCAAATCCCCCAGCCCCGCGTAGGCCTCGGCCTCCACCGAGGCCACCCATTGACGCGTCGACAATGAACTGTCTCCACGCATGGCCAGTTGCCCTGCGGCATGCAGAAGACCGGTGGCCTCGCCATAGCCCCCGCCGGCCATCTCGACGTAGGCATGACGCACCAGTGCACAAGCCCAGAGGTCGAAGGCCGCCGACTCCTTGCTCGCCGAGGCCGCCAGCGAATAGGACGCCGCAGCGTCAGTGTGGCGGTTCGCGTTAAAGGCCAGCTCACCAGCAAGTTGAAACAGGTCGCCGGCCGCCACACACAGCTGATCTGTCGCTCCGGACCGGCTCGCCAGGCACGCAGTCAGCGATGACAGCTGTTCACGCACCATCGGGTGAACAGCCGCTTTGCTTCGTGCCAGTTGATAAACCCGCCACAGGTGCTCGTTCATACGCAGGAGGGCGGACGGATCACCCCGTGAGGCCCCTTGCACCAACGCCTCAGCTTCCTCGGTCGGCAGGGCTGCGAGAGCGCCAGTGACAACTATGGTGCGCAAGAAATCACGCCGGATCATGTCGTCGTCATCCCCCGAACGGTGGGCGTCACACGACGACGGTCTCACAGAGTCCGCAGGGGGCTCCGACGGCTTCGACAGCAGGGAGTCGAGCGTCGTGAGGTCGATTCCCAGCACCCTTGCCAACTTCCGGCGCAAGGACGGCTGAATCTCGACCGCTCCTCTCTCCCACCGGCCAACAGTCGTGCGGTCGACGCCGAGTTCCACAGCCAAGGACTCCTGACTGAAACCCAGGACCCTACGACGCCTCGCGAGGCTCACTTCGCCATCCTTCACGCGCCCACGAGCGCGACATCAGCGACGCACTCACGCACAGATCTGCATCAAGACTGCCTCATCCACGCCGTGGCCGCCCCCTGCTTCGGCGCGGTTCCCTTGAGTGCGTCGCCAAACCGCGCGACACCAGAGCCGACAGAGGTGCAGGGCATGACAAGGACGACCATCACACGGCCCCTGAGAGGTGGCTGGCCACGGCCGCCGGAAAGTAGCGCGGGGTGAGCCTTCCGGAACGACGAGAGGCCGGCCCGGACAACTGTGCGCCGCAACCGGGCGCGCCGCGGTCCCTGCTGTTGCCTGGCGAAGCCCGATCGGCGGCGTTGGCACGTGAATTCGTGCGGGCGCATGTCACCAACGGCCTCGCGGATGCCGGCGACGACCATGTAGCCGCAGCCGTTCTGATCACTTCCGAGTTGGTCACGAACGCGATCCGGTACGGCACCGAGCCCGGCGACATACTGCGGCTTGTCCTGGACGCCAACGACATCCGCACGCGCGTCGAGGTCCACGACCCGGTACGCCGCCGCCCTCGTGTCCGCCCCGAGTCCGAGGCGCGTGACCGTGGGCGCGGCTTGATCATTCTCGACGCCCTGTGTCCAGGCGCCTGGGGCGTCACCGACATCCCGTTCGGCAAGTCCGTGTGGGCGGAGGTGGAGGCGAGATGACCACAACGGCCACCGCCATCCCTCGCCGGGCCCGGGCTTGATCACCGGCGACGCGGGCGCACACGGTCGCGGAACGGCATGAGAGAGGGCCGCCCCGGAGGCACAGTCCCGGAACGGCCCCAGCCCTGCCCGCGTTACCGCAGTTCAGGCCGTGTTTTCTCTTTCTCGGTCTCTTCTGCCACTTTGTAGGCGATGCCATCCAGAATGTCGTGTTCGCTGACCACCACTTCGCGGGCCCCGGTGCGCTCCATGATGGCGAGCAGGACCAGTGCTCCGGCGGCGATCACGTCCACGCGGCCGGGGTGCAGGACGGGGATGCGGGTGCGTTCCTCGTGGGTGGAGGCGAGCAGGCGCGCGGTGACGGCGGCGACGTCCTCGTAAGGGATACGTGAATGATGGATGGCGGCCGAGTCGTACGCGGTGAGGCCGAGCGCGATCGCGGCGACGGTGGTCACCGAGCCCGCCAGGCCGACCAGGGTGCGCCCGCCGGTCAGCGGCACGCTCTGTTCGGCCAGGTCCAGGGCCGCCTCGATGTCGGCGCGGATCGCGGCGATCTGCTCGGGGGTGGCGGGATCGCCCGGGTGGTGACGTTCCGTCATGCGTACGCAGCCGATGTCCACCGAGCGGGCGGCCTCGACGGCGGTGGAGCCGACCACGAACTCGGTGGAGCCGCCGCCGATGTCGACGACCAAGTACTCCCCCGCGCCGTCCAGTTCCTTGGTGGCGCCGGTGAAGGAGAACGCGGCCTCCTGGTCGCCGGAGATCACCTCGGGCTCCACGCCCAGGATGTCGAGGACCCCGCGCACGAAGTCGTCGCGGTTCTCCGCGTCGCGCGAGGCGGAGGTCGCCACGAAACGGACGCGCTCGGCGCCCAGTTCCTTGATGACCTCGGCGTACTGGCGGCACGCCGCGAACGTCCGCGCAAGGGCCTCGGGGGCCAGGCGCCCGGTGCGGTCCACGCCCTGGCCGAGCCGCACGATCGTCATGCGCCGGTCCAGGTCGGTGATCTCTCCGGTGGCCGGGTCCGCGTCCGCGACGAGCAGGCGGATCGAGTTCGTACCGCAGTCGATGGCGGCGACCCGGGTCACTTCTCGTCCCCCTCGCCGCACGGCGTCACGCACGGGCCCTTGGACCACCACTGGGGCAGCAGCGCGATCGCCTCGTCGCCCAGCGGGTTCACACCGGGGCCGGCGGCCAGCGCGTGGCCCACCAGGACGTGCAGGCACTTGACCCGGTCCGGCATGCCGCCCGCGCTCGGGAAGCCCTCAAGGACCTCGATGGCGTCGCGGCGCGCGATGTAGTCCTCGTGCGCGGCCCGGTAGGCCGCCGCGAGCTCGGGATCGCTCGCCAGACGCTCCGTCATCTCCTTCATGACGCCGTTGGCCTCAAGGGTGCCGATCGCGGAGGCCGCGCGCGGACAGGTGAGGTAGTACGTCGTCGGGAACGGCGTGCCGTCCTCCAGGCGCGGGGCCGTCTCGACGACGTCCGGGTTGCCGCAGGGGCAGCGGTGCGCGATCGCGCGCAGACCGCGCGGCGGGCGGCCCAACTGCTCCTTGAAGGCGGCGATGTCCGCGTCGGTGGGCTCGGTGCGGTCGGTCTGGGGCGGGGGCGTTTCCATGCCTGGGTCTGTCTCTTCGCTAGCGGTGGTCAGTTGGCGGAACGGTCGGCCCTGTCGACGCCGTCCCAGAGGTTGGAGTGCCAGGCGCGGCCGGTGGCGCCCTTGTTCTCGCGGTGCTTGTCCGCCGCGCCCGGGTCGATCACGACGAAGGCACTCTCGCCCGGGAACTGCATGTGCAGATGCTCGCGGGCCAGGCGCTCGATGTACGCGTCGTCCTGGAGCCGTGCCTTCTCGTCGCGCAGCCGCTCGACCGACCGGCGCGCGTCGGCGGCCTTGCGCTGCTGGTCGGAGATGTCGGCGCGCTGCGAGACGTACTGGCGCATCGGATAGGCGAGCGCCACGATCAGCGAGCACAGCACGAGGGCGAGCAGCGCCGCGCGGCCGGTGAGGCGGGAGCGGCGGGCCTGGCGCTTGTTCTGCGAGCGGTAGACGCGGGCCGCGGTCTGCTCGCCGAGCACCTTGAGCCGGGCCGCGGTGGAGAACCGGTCGCGGTCCTTGACCTTGGCGTCGTTGCCCATCGCTCTCCCGCCTCCCCGCCGCACACATACGTCCCCGGACACGGTACGGGACCGTGGCCGGGGACGCGGGGACGACTGGCTGGGGCTCAGCCGCCTGGGCCGCTCGGCTCAGCGAGCGGCCGGTGCTCAGTCCTTGAAGCGGGGGAAGGCGCTGCGGCCGGCGTAGACGGCGGCGTCGTCCAGGATCTCCTCGATGCGCAGGAGCTGGTTGTACTTGGCGACGCGGTCCGAGCGGGCCGGGGCGCCGGTCTTGATCTGACCGCAGTTCACCGCGACGGCGAGGTCGGCGATGGTGACGTCCTCGGTCTCGCCGGAGCGGTGGGACATCATGCACTTGAAGCCGTTGCGCTGGGCCATCTCGACGGCGTCCAGGGTCTCGGTCAGCGAACCGATCTGGTTGACCTTGACGAGCAGGGCGTTGGCGGAGCCCTCCTCGATGCCGCGGGCCAGGCGCTCGGGGTTGGTCACGAACAGGTCGTCACCGACGATCTGGACCTTGGAGCCGAGGCGCGAGGTGATGGTGTTCCAGCCGGCCCAGTCGTCCTCGAACAGCGGGTCCTCGATGGAGACCAGCGGGTACGCGGAGACGAGCTCCTCGTAGTACTCGGTCATCTCGGCGGCCGAGCGGGACTTGCCCTCGAACTCGTACTTGCCGTCCTTGTAGAACTCCGACGCGGCGACGTCGAGCGCGAGCGCGATGTCCTTGCCCGGGGCGTAGCCGGCTTCCTTGATGGCCTCAAGGATGAGGTCGAGGGCGGCGCGGTTGGACTCCAGGTTCGGCGCGAAGCCGCCCTCGTCGCCGAGGCCGGTCGACAGGCCCTTGCGCTTCAGGACGCCCTTGAGCGTGTGGTAGACCTCGGCACCCCAGCGAAGGGCCTCGGAGAAGGACTCCGCGCCGATCGGGGCGATCATGAACTCCTGGATGTCGACGTTGGAGTCGGCGTGCGACCCACCGTTGAGGATGTTCATCATCGGAACGGGCAGCAGGTGCGCGTTCGGGCCGCCGAGGTAGCGGAAGAGCGGCAGGTCGCTGGCCTCGGAGGCGGCGTGCGCGACGGCGAGCGAGACGCCGAGGATGGCGTTGGCGCCGAGCGAGCCCTTGTTGTCCGTGGCGTCCAGGTCGAACATGGCCTGGTCGATCAGGCGCTGCTCGGTGGCGTCGTAGCCGACGAGCTCCGGGCCGATCTGCTCGATGACGGCGAGGACGGCCTTCTCGACACCCTTGCCGCCGTAGCGGTTGGGGTCGCCGTCGCGAAGCTCGATGGCCTCGAAGGCACCGGTGGAGGCGCCGGACGGGACGGCAGCACGGCCGGTGCTGCCGTCGTCGAGGCCGACCTCGACCTCGACCGTGGGGTTGCCTCGGGAGTCCAGGATTTCCCGGGCTACGACGACGTCGATGGACGGCACGAGCATCTCCTTCTGGGATGTGACGCTAGATGTGACGCAGGCGGTGCAAGGGACCCGCGGGGTCGCTTCGCCTTGCGACAAGAGCCTAACCGGCTCCGGGGGTCCAGCCGGCCGAGTGCCCGCGTCCTGGGACGAAAAAGGGCCCAATGACCCTGATTCCCGGACAAAGGCCCACAACACTACTGCCCGGTAACGGCGAAAACCCCGGCCCGGCGCGTACGGGGGAACGCGCGCCGGGCCGGGGCTGCCTTGGGGGCGGGCCGACCTTGGGGAGGGGGCCTGCCTTGGGGGCCGGCCGGCTCAGCCGAGGTGCAGCTTCTGGCCCGGGAAGATCAGGTTCGCGTCCTTGACGATGTCCTTGTTCAGGTCGAACAGCTTCTGCCAGCCACCCTGGGTGTGGTTGACGGTCGCGATGTTGCCGAGCGTGTCGCCGGACTTGACGGTGTACTCGCCGTCGCCCTGCTTGACCGGCTCGGTGCGCTGCTCGCTGCGGCTGGCCTTCGGCGCCGCCTCGGTGCGCTGCTCGGTCTGCTGCGACTTCTGCTGCGTCTTCTGCTGGGGCTGGACGCGCTGCTTCGGCTTCGAGGGCTTGGCCGACTTCGAAGAGGAAGAGGACGAACCGGAGGTGTCCACATCGGCCTTGGCGCCACCGGAGCTCAGGTTGCCGGCGCCCGCGCAGGACCAGGCGCCCGGGCCCTGGATGGAGAGCAGCTTCTCGGCGGCGGCTATCTGCTGGCCCTTGGTGGCCAGGTCGGCGCGCGAGGCGTACTTGGTGCCGCCGGCGGCGGCCCAGGAGGACTGCGAGAACTGGAGGCCACCGTAGTAGCCGTTGCCGGTGTTGATGGACCAGTTGCCGCCGGACTCGCACTGGGCGACGGCGTCCCAGGTCTGCACGGAGGCGGCGGAGGCGTTGCCGGCCGCCATCAGCGGAGCGGCGACCGCGGCACCGGCGACACCGGCGAGCGTGGCGACACGGACGGCCTTGGACGGGCGGCGGTGCTTGCCCTTGCCGGAAAGCAGCATGAGTTCTCCTCACCGACGCCTGCGAGGTGAGCTGTCGGGTTCGGGCGTGAGCTGCCCGGCCGGACGTCGTGCGTCCGTCTTCACCCCAAGCCGGTCGGCAGTCCGTGTGAACTGCCGGGACCGGCGCCTACCTTGGGTCCCCCGCTCCTGCCTACGGCGCATAAGCGTCGACTGTTCCCATCGGCCGACGGCAGGATTCGGCGTTCTCGGTCGAAGGGGCTCGCGGTGACGAGCGAGTCCGACGAAAACACACGCCCCGCCAATGTTCAAAGAGGCACATCGGGGAGAAAACCCCCTTACTTGCGGCCACAGAAGGGATGTTTCCGCAGGTGAGGGGCGGGGCGGACGGACCGGGCAGACGGGACACGCCAGTTGAGGCGAAGAGACCCATGTCTCACTTGCACACAACGGACATACAGCCCGAACTAGCCCTGCTGCGGAGCCGAGTTCGGGGTGGCGGACGGGGCCGCCGACGCGGTGGCCGACGAGGTCGCGCTCGGGGTCGCGGGGGCCGCGGGAGCGGCGGTCACACCCTTCAGGTCCAGGCTCTGGCCAGGCAGGATGAGGTTGGGGTCGGTGCCGATCAGCCGCTCGTTGGCGTGGTAGAGCGCGGGCCAGCCGCCCTCGACCTTGTGCGCGTCGGCGATGACCGAGAGGTTGTCGCCGGGGCGGACGGTGTAGGCGCCGCTCGCGTCAGGGGTGTTGCCGCCCTCCCGTGAGGCGCCGTCACCCCGCGAGGCGCGCTGCCCCGCGTCGCGGTCCTCGCCGGCCGGGGCGCCCGTGCCGCCGCCGGCGGCGGGGTCGGGCCGGCCGGCCTCGGCGCCGGGCGCGGTGGACCCGGGCTTGGCGCCGGCGCCGCCCTCCGGCGCGGGGGTGCCCCGGTGCTTGCCGGAGCTGGACGGGGTGGAGGCGGAGGGCGCCGGTGAGTTGGCCGGGCCGTCCTGCCGGGTGGCGTCCGGGGCCGGGGTGGCCGCCGTGCCGCCCGGAGTGGCGGCGTCCTCGGGCGTCTTGGTGGCGGGGGTGGCCGGGGTCGCCGGGGTGACCGGAACCGACGGCGCGGGCGACGCGGTGGAGCCCGAGGTGTCGGGCACGCCCGGATCGACGTCCGCCGAGCCGCCGCCCTTGGTGAGGCCGGCGCCGGCGCCGCAGTTCGCGAACGCCGAGGGCCCCTTGGCCGCGAGCACCTTCTCAGCGACGGCTATCTGCTGGGCGCGGCTGGCGAGGTCGGCGCGCTGGGCGTACTCGTTGCCGCCGTACGCCTCCCAGGTGGCCTGCGAGAACTGGAGCCCGCCGTACAGACCGTTGCCGAAGTCGGCGCTCCACTGCCCGCCGGACTCGCAGGAGGCGACCTGGTTCCAGGTGCCGGCGTCCGCGGCGTGCGCGCCGGTCGCGGCGAGCAGGGGAAGCGCGATGGCCGATCCGGTCACTCCCGCCGCTACGACGAGGGCGGGTGCCTGGCGGGGTCGACGATGCCGTCCATTCCCGGAGCGCATGGATAAGGCCTTCCGTGTGACTGCTGAGCCGAATGAACGGTGAACGTAGCCGTACTCGAACGTCTGTCACAAGTCGATGGACTCACGATCACATAAAAGTCACAGTCCTGACGGCGTGTCAGTCGCGCTCCGTGCGAGGTGTCCGGTACGCCGCCTCAGCGCGGCGGGGTGAACGCGACCGGCAGCGTGCGCAGTCCGCGCATGATGAGGCCGCCGCGCCAGCGCAACTCCTCCGGTTCCGCTGCCAGGCGCAGGTCCGGCAGGCGCCGCAGCAGGGTCGCCAGGGCGGTCTGTCCCTCCAGCCTGGCCAGCGGCGCGCCGAGGCAGTAGTGGATGCCGTGGCCGTATCCGAGGTGCTGGTTGTCGCGCCGGCCGAGGTCGAGCGTGTCGGGATCGTCGAAGCGCTCCGGGTCGCGGTCGGCGGCGGCGAGGACGACCAGGACCGGGTCGCCGGGTGCGATGTCCTGGCCGCCGAGGGTCAGCGCCTCGGTGGCGAACCGCCAGGTCGCGAGCTCGACCGGCCCGTCGTAGCGCAGCAGTTCCTCTACGCCGGTCTCCAGCAGGGCGCTCTCGCCGGCCGCGAGCGAGGCCTGGAGGCGGTGGCGCTGCCCGGGGTTGCCCAGCAGGGCGTACATCCCGTTCCCGATCAGGTTGACGGTGGTCTCGAACCCGGCGAAGAGAAGGATGAAGGCCATCGCGGCGGCCTCGTTCTCCGTCAGGTGCTCGCCGTGGTCGCTGGCCTCGATGAGCCGCGAGATGAGGTCGTCGCCGGGGTTCTCGCGCTTCTTGTGGATGAGCTCGGCGAGGTAGTTACGCATCTTCTTCACCGAACGTGCGACGCCGCCGCGCGGGCCACCGCCGTGCCGGATCATCATCCCCGCCCAGTCGCGGAAGTCGTCCTGGTCCTCGCGGGGTACGCCGAGGAGGTCGCAGATGGCGTAAATGGGGAGCGGGAAGGCGAACTCGTGGATGAGGTCGGCCTCGCCGTTCGCCGCGAACGCGTCGATGAGTTGGTCGGTCAACTCCTGTACGCGGGGCGCGAATTGGGCGACCGTACGAGGTGTGAACGCCTTCGACACGAGGCGGCGCAGCCGGGTGTGGTCGGGCGGGTCGATGTTGAGCAGATGCGTCATCAGCTCGGCCTTGCGCTCGCCCGGGATGCCGGTTTTGCCCTTGGCGTGGGCGGGCTCGGCGTGGTGCGCCGGGTTCTTGGAGAGCCGCTGGTCGGCGAGGGCCTGCTTGGCGTCCCCGTACCGCGTCACGAGCCAGGCCTCCACGCCGCTGGGGAGCCGGGTGCGGTGCACGGGGGTGTGCGTGCGGAGCCAGGCGTAGGCGGGGTAGGGGTTGGTGGCGAACTCCCAGGTGAAGAGTTCCGGACCGGCGGTGAGTGGGGCGTCGTCCTGCACCCCCCGAACGTATCCCGCGCCGCCCCTGCCGGGGGCCGGGGGGCTGACTCCGCCCGTGCGGGCCGGCACCGACCCTGCCGGGGGCCGGGGGGGGCTGACTCTGCCCGTGCGGGCCGGCACGGGATGCCTCAGGGGCTCCGCCCCAGACCCCGTTCGCGCCTGAAGGGCCGCTCGTCCTCAAACGCCGGACAGGCTGAGATTGTCGGTACGGGCCAGAGCCGAGTGACCAGGGGCGCGGGGAACTGCGCGGCCAGCCACGAACGGTCCGCGGCCAAGGCACCAGAGGCTCCGCCCCAGACCCCGTTCGCGCCTGAAGGGCCGCTCGTCCTCAAACGCCGGACGGGCTGAAGCTGCCTCTGGAGGCCAGCACAAGCACTGCCCGGGGTTGCCCCGCCCGGGCCCGCACCAGCCCCGCCAGGGGCGCGGGGAACTGCGCGGCCGGCACCCACGGGCCCGCACCCCCAAGCGGACCTGCGCATCCGCCGCTCGGCGGGGCTACTCCGCCGCCCGGATCGCCTCGCGGTACGTCCGCGCCGCCGCGCGCAACGCGGCCTCCGGATCGACCCCCGCCGCCTCCGCCTCCACCGCGAGGCCGAGCAGCCGGTAGCCCACCCCCTCCCCGGAGGGAAGCGGGACATCCAGGCCACCCGCCCGCGCCCGCCCGGACAGCTTGGCCGCGAGGGCGAGGGCCGGCTGGCCCAGCGGCACCCCGTCCGTCACCGACGCCCGCCGCTTCTCGACCGCCTTCATCCGCAGCCAGTGCTCCTTGACCTCCTCCGGCGTCTCGGCCGACTCGGAGCCGAACACATGCGGATGCCGGTGGATGAGCTTCTCCACGATCCCGGCCGCGACGTCGTCGATGGAGAACGGCTCCTCCTCGTCCTCCTCGGCGATCCGCGCGTGGAAGACGACCTGGAGCAGCACATCGCCCAGCTCTTCGCGCAGCTCGTCCCTGTCGCCCTCCTCCACCGCCTCGACCAGTTCGTACGCCTCCTCGAGGGCGTACTTGGCGAGTCCCTTGTGGGTCTGCCGCGAGGACCAGGGGCAGGCGCGCCTGATGCGGTCCATGACCTGGACCAGGTCGAGCAGGCGCGCGCCCGGCAGATCGTAGGAGCCGGGCAGCAGCTCCAGGTCGGGCATGCTCACCCGGCCCGACCCGGCCAGGCGGGCGAGGCCGTCGGTGAGCCGCTGGTCGCCCTCGCCGGAGGGGAGCACGACCACCGTGCGGCCCCCCGCGCACGCCGCGACCAGTTCCGCCGCGTCCGGCACGGAGAGCTCGGCCTCGATGCCCGCCTCGCGCAGATACGGCAGCTGCGGATGCCCGGGGTCGGGGCACAGGACGAGGTCGGCGGCGCGCAGGGTCTCCCACGCGGGCCACGACAGGAGCCCGGGGGCGACCCGGTGGCTCGCCGTGAGCAGAACGATTCGGCCGGGTTCTTCGACAGCAGTCACCCGTCGAACCTACCCGCAGGCTCAGCCGGTCGAGGCGGCGTCCCCCGGGTTGTCCTGCTGGTCGGGGGCGGGGCCCTGCTGATCCTGGGGCACACCCTGGGGCGCGCCCTGGGGCCCCGCCGCCGGCTTGGCCCGGGCGATCCACGGCGCCTGGTAGTCGGCGAGCTGGATCTGGCTCGCGTTCCAGCTGCCGTAGCGGGGGTTCACGTCCACCTGGAGGTCCTTGGACGCCTTGACCAGGACGGGCAGCAGATCCTGCTGGGTGCGCGCGCCGATCTTGGCGGCCAGCTTCTGCTCGGTCACCTGCCGCTGGACGTAGGTGTCGATCTGGTCCGGCGCGAGCCCCCCATTGGTGAGGGCCTGTTCGCGCAGCTGGTCCTCGCCGCCGGCCTGCCGGACCATCGCGGCCCGCGCGTCCTGCGTCTCCTTGCGACTGACGCTCACCCCGGCCTGCCCGGCGGCGCGCGCGAGCACCCGGTCGAAGATCATGTTGCTGAGCTTCACCTTGCCGAGCTGACCCGAGTCCTTGATCAGCTGCGCGGACTGCGGGGCCTGCTGCTGCGCCGCCCGTACGTCCTTGACCTCGGCCTGCAACGCGGAGACCTCGATCCGTTCGCCCCCGACGACGGCCGCGGCCCCCGGGTGGGCCGTGCTGCCGCACGCGGTCAGAAGGGGACCCGCGGCGAGCAGGACGACAGAGACGGAGAGCGCGGTACGACGACGGCGGTGCAAAGGGGCCTCCCGGCGGAGCAGATACGTGCGGCGTGGCGACGGACCTTGCTAAGACCTTGCGGTGATCGATGTTAGGCAGTCGGCGGGGCCGGGGCCACTGATTCGCCCAACGATTCGCGACCCCCATCGGTCGCGGGGGTGAAGCCGGATGAAGCCGCGCCGTCCATCACGTGAACTGACGTCCGCACCGGCCGTGTTGGTGGCGGTGGTCCGGCATATTCGAGGCAGCGCACAGCAAAGGACCCCGATGCCGACCCTCGAAGCCGCCCCCGCCCCACCGCAGGCCCAGGACAGGGCGCCGGCCGCCCGCCGCCGCCCCCGCGCCGGGGCCGCCGCCCTGTCCGCACTGATCACCCTGATCTCGGTGTGCGGCGCGGACGCCGTCGCCGGGGTGATCCCGCTGGGCTCCCTCCAGCGCCACACCCGCAGCATCAACGACCTGGGCAACCAGTTCGTCCCCTTCCACGCCCACCTGTGGGACCTGCTGCACGGCCGCGCCGAGGGCGGGCTCCTGCTCAACTGGCAGTCAGGGTACGGCACTTCGTTCCTGCCCGACCTCGGTACGTACCTCAGCAGCCCCTTCGCGCTCCTGGTCGCCCTCTTCCCGCGCGACCGGATCGACCTGGCCGTATACGTGATCACCGTGCTGAAGACGGCGGCCGCGGCCGTCGCGATGACGGTGCTGCTGCTCGCGCTGCGCCCGGGGGTGCGCCACCGCTGGGCGGCCGGGGTGCTCGGCGCCTCGTACGCGCTGTGCGGCTGGTCGGTCCTCGAGGCCACGTACAACCCGATGTGGCTCGACGGCCTGATCGCCTTCCCGCTGCTGTGCCTGGTGGGGCACTGGGCCAGGACCCGGCGGCGCCCGGTGCTCGGCCCGCTGGTCGTGGCGCTCGCCTGGACCGCCAACTTCTACACCGCGTACATGGCCACCATCGGGGCCGGCCTCGTGCTGCTCCTCCTGCTGTACGTGGACCGCGACGCCGACGCGCGCGGGCGGATACGGGCGACCCTCGTGGCGGCGCGGTCGGTCGTGCTCGGCATCGGGCTCTCGGCGCCCGTCCTGTTCACCGTCTACCTCGGCACCAAGCACGCCCACCCGGGCTGGGTGCGGGAGTTCGCGCCGGTGTCCTGGCCCGACTACCTGGCCCGCACCCTGCCCGCCACCTACTCCTTCTCCTCCCCCGCGCTCTTCCTCGGCACCGGCGCCCTGCTTCTGGCCTGCGCGCTCGTCTTCCACCGCGCGGTGCCGCGCCGCGAGCGGTACGCCTGGTCGGGGCTGGCCGCGGCCGTCGCGCTCTCCTTCCAGTGGAAACCCACCCATCTGG
Protein-coding regions in this window:
- a CDS encoding transglycosylase family protein encodes the protein MTGSAIALPLLAATGAHAADAGTWNQVASCESGGQWSADFGNGLYGGLQFSQATWEAYGGNEYAQRADLASRAQQIAVAEKVLAAKGPSAFANCGAGAGLTKGGGSADVDPGVPDTSGSTASPAPSVPVTPATPATPATKTPEDAATPGGTAATPAPDATRQDGPANSPAPSASTPSSSGKHRGTPAPEGGAGAKPGSTAPGAEAGRPDPAAGGGTGAPAGEDRDAGQRASRGDGASREGGNTPDASGAYTVRPGDNLSVIADAHKVEGGWPALYHANERLIGTDPNLILPGQSLDLKGVTAAPAAPATPSATSSATASAAPSATPNSAPQQG
- a CDS encoding SurA N-terminal domain-containing protein: MHRRRRTALSVSVVLLAAGPLLTACGSTAHPGAAAVVGGERIEVSALQAEVKDVRAAQQQAPQSAQLIKDSGQLGKVKLSNMIFDRVLARAAGQAGVSVSRKETQDARAAMVRQAGGEDQLREQALTNGGLAPDQIDTYVQRQVTEQKLAAKIGARTQQDLLPVLVKASKDLQVDVNPRYGSWNASQIQLADYQAPWIARAKPAAGPQGAPQGVPQDQQGPAPDQQDNPGDAASTG
- a CDS encoding cytochrome P450, with the protein product MQDDAPLTAGPELFTWEFATNPYPAYAWLRTHTPVHRTRLPSGVEAWLVTRYGDAKQALADQRLSKNPAHHAEPAHAKGKTGIPGERKAELMTHLLNIDPPDHTRLRRLVSKAFTPRTVAQFAPRVQELTDQLIDAFAANGEADLIHEFAFPLPIYAICDLLGVPREDQDDFRDWAGMMIRHGGGPRGGVARSVKKMRNYLAELIHKKRENPGDDLISRLIEASDHGEHLTENEAAAMAFILLFAGFETTVNLIGNGMYALLGNPGQRHRLQASLAAGESALLETGVEELLRYDGPVELATWRFATEALTLGGQDIAPGDPVLVVLAAADRDPERFDDPDTLDLGRRDNQHLGYGHGIHYCLGAPLARLEGQTALATLLRRLPDLRLAAEPEELRWRGGLIMRGLRTLPVAFTPPR
- a CDS encoding nucleoside triphosphate pyrophosphohydrolase gives rise to the protein MTAVEEPGRIVLLTASHRVAPGLLSWPAWETLRAADLVLCPDPGHPQLPYLREAGIEAELSVPDAAELVAACAGGRTVVVLPSGEGDQRLTDGLARLAGSGRVSMPDLELLPGSYDLPGARLLDLVQVMDRIRRACPWSSRQTHKGLAKYALEEAYELVEAVEEGDRDELREELGDVLLQVVFHARIAEEDEEEPFSIDDVAAGIVEKLIHRHPHVFGSESAETPEEVKEHWLRMKAVEKRRASVTDGVPLGQPALALAAKLSGRARAGGLDVPLPSGEGVGYRLLGLAVEAEAAGVDPEAALRAAARTYREAIRAAE